The genome window GGGAGACCAACAAATCGTGCGCACATCAAAGCTAAGAGAGGTCGGAAATCAAGAAAGCACATCGAAAGGAGGGTTTTTTAATCCAAAGAAACAAAAGCAGGAATTTGAATGAAAGAACCATGGACATGTTTTTTGTTATTTGTGTTACCATGAACTGATCGAGCTCCTTGTCGTCGCCGAGCAtctggccgccgccgccgccgccgagcaCCGAGTACTTGGACACGACTTGCTGCGACTGCGCGAGTTGCGCGTCGATCCTCGGCAGCTGGTCGACGGGAGTGGCGATCCTCAGGCACGCCACGTGCGCCGACAGCAGCTGCTCGTACAACGGGTGCGCCAATATCTCCGCCTTGTACCTCGCGTTCTGCCACGTCCCCTCCCCCGCCTCCCCGCCGCCTCCGCTCCCCTGCACCAACGCCTCGGCCTCCCCGAGCTCCCCGCCCGAGTGGCCCCGCCCGCCGCCGGGTTCCGCCGAGATGGCCGCCGCCATGGCGGAGTCGCTCGAGACGGGGACCTCGTCCTCACTCCCGCTGCGCCGTAGGATCGGCGGCCGGGGCAGCCAGTGGCCCGCGCCCCCTCCGCCTCCCCCGGCCGCGACCGGCGACGCCGAGGAGTCAGCCGAGGTCTGGAGGTGGAGGAAGCTGCCGTCGGCGTAGTGATGCCCCTGCTGCCGGAGAATTGCCCTGTTGAGCCACGTGGGTCCGCCCGCTCCGGCCATCGAAGGCTTCCCTGCAGTGGCTGCTGCGTCGGCCATGAGGCGCTGGAAGTGCTTCCCCTCCTTCGACGCAGCGGTATCATGCGGAGGGGCGGCGAGTTGATCCATGGCGGTTCTAAGCACCGCCGGGCTGTCCCCACCCAGCTGCTGCTCCGCGTACTGCGGCAGCGTCAGCTCGTGGGAGAGGTGGTTGTGAAACGCCATCGCCCCACCTCCCGTATCCCCGGCTCCAATCTCCTCCTCAAAGCAAAACAAATCAAAATCCAAAGGcacagaagaaaagagaagagaagaggagaagggtgGGGGGTGGGGAAACCAGGTGAGACGGGGACGGGGACGGGCACGGGGACGGAGGGAGACGTTGAAACGATAGGCCACACCTGGAAGACTCTCCCTCGATCGCTTGCTGTTGGTTAGCTTTTGTCGTTAACCAAACTTACTTAATTCCTAATCGCACCTTTCTCTAATCCAACAATTCCAATAATTATGTCGAATACGCAGGCGGAGGTGGGACGCGAGCCGTCGACGCTGCCACCATCCCCCCATCCGACGGCTCTGGAACGGCCACGTCGTCTCTACGAGACCAATTATACGTATCCATAGCTATAAAAAGCACCGCCTTGTTTCTATTAGGCGGGACGCATTAATTACGGCGAGCGATCGATTTACCCGAACGTCACCGGCCGGACGCGTGGCGACTCGAAGCCGCGTGGACCACCGCCCGAGGGCAACCGTCCAATGGGAGCGCGATACGTGGGAGGCCGAGGTGGGGCCCGCGGCGGGTTGCGACGTCCCCTTGTACGGGTGGGCGATCGGTCTGCTGCGCCGCCGGTCGGACACGGCTTTCGATGCaccccccttttttttcccttttatgtaataataataatataattattgtatttattattatattaattttattttcttggtGTCCGGTGAATACCGTTAGTGACTGTTGGTGAATCGAGTCAATGCCCGCAGGGAATTTTCTATGCTTGAATTAAAGAAATTTCAAAAACAAGATAATAACAATAATTATATAAGACTATAAAACAAAATTTGAAttgttaagagaaaaaaaagttattaatatgataataataatatgtatgtatatatatatatatatatatatatatatatatatatatatatatatatatatatatatatatatatatatatatatatatatatatatatatatatgtaatcgaGAATAGTAATATGATAGATAATGAATTATTTTTGGGGGGAGGAATTTATGTGATTGTTTGCAAGCAATGGAACTAAGATTTCAAAGGAATGTTTGCATCCACATATGAGTTATCAACAAGGAATCATCCTGTGATCCACTAGCAATAGAGAGGGTGCACCGCTGGGAATTTTAATGAAATTAATGCATGTCACAACATAAGCTTAAAATAATTATTACGAGCCAATTACCCATATGAAACAATCGGATCAAAGTATGCCAAATCAGTGAGCATGGAAGCCTTCCTTCTTCTTGCTTCCACCAAGCTTATAATTCACATCGAGGTTGCTTGTGGTGGGTGGaattggcatatatatatatatatatatatatatatatatatatatatatatatatatatatatatatatatatatatatatatatatatatatatatatatatatatatatatatatatatatataagtgataATACACAATCAAACTACTAGAGGAATGTTCTTAAAAAATTCCAGCTTTTAAAAACTACAATATTTATAATACTTATATACACAAAGTTTAGggattatatattaatatataaatcaataAGTAACAAGAAATCATTTGACTTTAttccttgtgtgtgtgtgtttatttTTTTTGTAAGCTACAATGTTTGACATTATTATCTCACATCATAAAACAGAATAGAATGGAAGATCcatataaccttttttttttcaagtgcATAGCTTGATTTAGAAAATCACACATCATGATGATGGAAAATATATTCCACCATAAAAAGATAAGAGATGGTCACTTCTTGTGACACATTATTGTGTCTATCATTTGTAAAAGAGTATGTGAATACATCACAAAGTCCAAAACCTACTAAAAGAGTCCAACATCTTGCATGACTTTACACATCAGAATGAAAGGAAATAGGTAGCTTTTTATCATGCCTTAGATAGTGACcagtgaaagaaaaagaaaaagaaaataaaaaaggaggTTCTCATTCGGACTGTCCATTGTATGGCACAACTTAAGACCTATCAAGGATGATTAAGAGAATTTATATTGTAAGGGGACATCTAAGTTTATTTATGCAAGTGTTGAGATTTTGAGTTTTTACAATTTAGTAATGTTAAATTCTTTTTCTTGAAAGCAACCAATTTAGTAAGATATTGGGAAAATGATACATGTAGAAGACCTCAAATAATTGTGTGATTGATATGGAAACTCATCTCATCACCATATCTCCCTCTTAGCAATTTTATATAAAGTGAAGAAACTTTTAGTCATATGTTACACAGATACTTTTTATCCTCCCCTCAATTTTTGCAAGAACAATTGGACCACATGCATGTTGCACTTTATTATGTTTCTTTTTCTAGAGGGAGAATGTTGTACATTGGCACctctaattaaataaatcattataGTATGTATTTATTGAGAGTTgatattttgctagaaaatagcaAATTTATATTGTTTATGTTACAAGATCTTCTATCCTTGACTACCTCCTAAGGAATAATCTATAAGAATGCTAATAAACTTGATAACATCACtgacaaaaatacaaaaattacttTTATGAAATCATTAGATCCATCATCtattaattaagaaaaataaatacaGATAGAATAGGTTGACCATAAATAATGTTAttctataataattataattattttaaaattttatattcataATTTGCTATATTGAAGCAATACATTATTATGAGCCTGTTTCAAATCTTCTATCTTATTTGGTGTACTATATTCTTTATGATACTTTCTCTtttgatatgaaaatattttttatcagtAATCACTCAACAGATGGTAATACACACAATAATATAGTCTGATCAATAATCAAGCCACATGAATATTagtctaaaataatattatagcCATAAAGATCCCATATAATATTCTTCCTTACTAATCCGCTATAAAAATATCCTTAAGCACGATAATtaagatttaatattttttactaaatTTATTTATCCTCATCGGAATTAAGTTGAAAGTTTGAGAGATAAAAAATAATAGGATCTTAATCTTTCTGCAAGTCAAATGCAAAACATGCACTCAAGCTCATCTCAATCATTGAAAGTGCTCGAGCCATCTCAATAATAATCTTATATCTGTGATGCACATGGGTCTAAATTATGTCGAACTGATTCAAATATCAAATTTAGATATCATCGAAGTATTTTTGTgtgaaaaaatatctcatctagaTAAATGGAACACACACGTGTGTGTTGACTCAGTGTGTCATATTTGGATTAGGCGTAGCCAAATCAATCAACTTTAGCTATGACCGATCTAGGAGTCATTTTCATTTCATAACAACTTCTTACTAGGAATAAAAGTTAATAACCGTGACATTTAATTGAGATTATATTTCGATAGAATTCGACATCTTAGACTTTTCTCGATATTGTTCAAAGATACATGTAAAATAATATATCGATCGATTCCAAATCAACATCCGATCGGACGATCAACTTTTAacctaataatattattattcatcAACTCCAATTTTgatcatattaaattattattgttgttacaaGGTAAAGATGGATTCTTAATGATAATATAATGAAAAGCTGATGTCATTCGATAATAATTTTGTATTAGGAAGTAAAAGTTAATAACCATGGAATTTAATGGAGAAGGTTATATCTTGCAAAGATACATGCAAAATAATATATCGATTGACTCCAAATCAACATCCCATCGGACAATCGACttttaacttaataatattattattgatcATATTAAATTAACAGAAGGATTCTTATTGAGCAAATGCGATGGCGATAATACAAAGAAAAGCTGATGTCAAAGAAAGCCATGCGTCGTTGTCATGGATGATTCCATAATAATCCGGTAGTTAATTTTAATGTGTCATTATGTCATCAAGCTGTGAGAGCTGTCATTGCTCACACTGCCATTTCCGTTTAGGTGGGTGTTACATGGATTGCGTAATTTAATATAATACTtcgaatataaaaaatatatataacttaaatACTTTTCCCTTATTAATGAGCATAGCTTGATGCAAAattaactaattaaaaaataaatatctaaaaacaCCCTTGAAGATTGATTTGCTATAATCAGATTTTACTGAAATATGTTGGATTAGAactaaaatgatgaaaataaaaacCCTTATATTTAGAGTGATTTATATATAGGatgaattcttgaaaaaaatctCTCTCTTTCGATTTTTCTTGAGAAGCATTCCCattttcaataaaatttcaaacAGTGCTATCTTTTTTGTTTATTGCTAAGAATATTTTTCGCTCGCTTTTTTTTAATAGTTCGATCAATAGGGTAAACtaatccaattataatatttctaGTAATACTGTAAAATACTATAATGCAGTATAGCAACATCGTAGTATAgtgctttttataaattttataaaaaatataatgtttatattatgttatagtattttcattAATTCCAGAATAATATTGTGATGcattacaaaaatattttttgtacaatataacataatattttttgtaCTGTCTCATAGTATTTTTCTGATATTATTTAGAATagcgtaaaaatattataaggttTACCGTATGAAGTGATccagagaggaagagaaagagaaaaagaaaagaaaatagaaatatttttttcgggaattttgttatttatttattttggcaaaataaatataaaaagggCTTCATGTTGGTGGGGGGCAAATCAGTAAAAAAGTTGAAATAGTGGGGTTGGACAGTTGAGAAGGGTGAGGTTTGAATGGTGGTCACGGGCGCCGGTCG of Musa acuminata AAA Group cultivar baxijiao chromosome BXJ1-7, Cavendish_Baxijiao_AAA, whole genome shotgun sequence contains these proteins:
- the LOC135582001 gene encoding homeobox protein knotted-1-like 13 isoform X2, whose product is MAFHNHLSHELTLPQYAEQQLGGDSPAVLRTAMDQLAAPPHDTAASKEGKHFQRLMADAAATAGKPSMAGAGGPTWLNRAILRQQGHHYADGSFLHLQTSADSSASPVAAGGGGGGAGHWLPRPPILRRSGSEDEVPVSSDSAMAAAISAEPGGGRGHSGGELGEAEALVQGSGGGGEAGEGTWQNARYKAEILAHPLYEQLLSAHVACLRIATPVDQLPRIDAQLAQSQQVVSKYSVLGGGGGGQMLGDDKELDQFMTHYVLLLCSFKEQLQQHVRVHAMEAVMACWELEQSLQSLTGVSPGEGTGATMSDDDDDQAESETNLFDGSLDGPDSMGFGPLVPTESERSLMERVRQELKHELKQGYKEKIVDIREEILRKRRAGKLPGDSTSTLKAWWQSHSKWPYPTEDDKARLVQETGLQLKQINNWFINQRKRNWHSNPSSSSTMKSKRKR
- the LOC135582001 gene encoding homeobox protein knotted-1-like 13 isoform X1; its protein translation is MAFHNHLSHELTLPQYAEQQLGGDSPAVLRTAMDQLAAPPHDTAASKEGKHFQRLMADAAATAGKPSMAGAGGPTWLNRAILRQQGHHYADGSFLHLQTSADSSASPVAAGGGGGGAGHWLPRPPILRRSGSEDEVPVSSDSAMAAAISAEPGGGRGHSGGELGEAEALVQGSGGGGEAGEGTWQNARYKAEILAHPLYEQLLSAHVACLRIATPVDQLPRIDAQLAQSQQVVSKYSVLGGGGGGQMLGDDKELDQFMTHYVLLLCSFKEQLQQHVRVHAMEAVMACWELEQSLQSLTGVSPGEGTGATMSDDDDDQAESETNLFDGSLDGPDSMGFGPLVPTESERSLMERVRQELKHELKQGYKEKIVDIREEILRKRRAGKLPGDSTSTLKAWWQSHSKWPYPTEDDKARLVQETGLQLKQINNWFINQRKRNWHSNPSSSSTMKSKRKRNK